CCGTCGCTGGAGGCAGTGTTGCCATGGGCACCGGCGAACAGGGCCATGACGGTGTCGGACTTGGCGTGACACATGAGGCAGCTGTCGGCGCCCTTAGTGGAGTATTTGCCAGCGATGAATTTATCTTGCAGCAACTGCTGAGTCGGTTGCAGGGGTTTAGCGCTTATCGTCGGTATCACAAACAGACAGCTAAGCGCCAATGCTTGTTTCTTCGTTATTTTGGTTAGGCTCATGGTCTTCCTTAGATGTGGAGATCCGTAAGCTGGAGATTATGCAGAAGTCGCACTTCCTCAAATATTAACCAGTTTAATGTTGGCGAGGTTTGGAATCTAAGTTTCGACTCAGACCTTTTCTGATGTGAGAAAAACTAGAGGTTGAACACAAAATGCAGATAGTTGATTGATATAATTTCGATAAAAATATCTTGCATATGGTTGTGATAGAACAGGGTTGGTTTAAAAATGTTGAACGGTGAAGACAGAGCAACTTACGAGTATGTTAAGCGATCATGCGCGAGAAGTTTTCGTGATTTCTTACGCATGTATGAAATATCTACTTCATCTATTGATAATATTTCTTCAGCCTCTTACGTAAGGGAGGTATCTAAGGGGGAAAGTATTAGCCTTGATTATGATTCTTCAGCAATAAATTATTTGGAGTCTGGCCTGCTTAAAAATGAACTTATGTTGGTTGAGGATAATGCTCGAGTTGCAAGTTTTGTGCTTCCAGGTTGGGGGTTTTATGGAGCGCCGCCCTCTTCTAGGTTAGTTGCTAACTACACAGCCTTAAAAGACTGCAAGGTCATTTCTGTGCCAGGTGTGCGTCTTAGAGAACTCGCTCAACTCGATGCTGCAATATTTGATTTGACGCTACAAGTTTATACGTATCAACTTTATCATGAGCGGAATTGGTGGGTTCTAAATTCAGTGATAGATAAAAAACAACATGTGCTTATGTCTTTGTTTTTTATATGTATTTTTCAAATTGAGAGTAACCCAAAAGTGGTTGTTAGGCATCAGGACTTAGCCGATATTT
The genomic region above belongs to Ferrimonas lipolytica and contains:
- a CDS encoding Crp/Fnr family transcriptional regulator, with product MLNGEDRATYEYVKRSCARSFRDFLRMYEISTSSIDNISSASYVREVSKGESISLDYDSSAINYLESGLLKNELMLVEDNARVASFVLPGWGFYGAPPSSRLVANYTALKDCKVISVPGVRLRELAQLDAAIFDLTLQVYTYQLYHERNWWVLNSVIDKKQHVLMSLFFICIFQIESNPKVVVRHQDLADISGVTVPYVVSTINESTASGAFKKCYGGIEVLDRKKFIELVDWKLIKELIEHIPQIL